ttgttcagctacttttgggacagtacttgcatgaccttaataatgtatgttaacacgttagtatctatttcaatacttatttacaaagcaattatattttattgtcagtaatcatactaatctatacttataataaatctatagagaggtcaattctgtacattgaatataaactcttttgcaaaaaaagcgggcacctatgcgaaatcttagttttaaggactttacgtgtattttaaagggttttaatgattgtagtatgtttctagcatcaaaagggttagccaagcatgcgtgagagtgtattctaaattttaattttgtacaattgctaagaaattggttaaaccttgttttggactaattgctggcagaaagttcgtcggtgttttgaaaagtttttgaagtgattttcagaaaactgataatgcagttttaattaatgatttatgtacccttttgttagataaaacatttttgaaaaaactatgcgtatttgataaaattttcacctgctctaaatgggctatactgatgattgatggcaatgttaagagtttcagTATTTTAGTGTGAAGCAttctactgtttaaatattgtaaccacgtgttttaaaatatcgctttttcataattaaacactatttagaggagtatcagtactttGGGCTGATGATTgaaacgatgatttcgctgaaagggagtcaagaattcaaaatttttgaccaaacgtatgtttcttaagaaataaacagatagccaattattgttatgacttaagcaggaaagtgctgtagatgctaggaaatctcggtgcagtcaagtttatttaataaaatgtcagtgggatgaaaacacgctatttgaaggctcagactcatagatctttggaggtctacggagtttccgaaaagacgaggttgtttgaaaatcagtaattacgagaccttaagacttCGTGCTCAtagtctatgcgctattttctttaaaaaaattattaaatatttgctttaaaaaaatgttaaagtccaaaaggagacgagttgtgatcggcactgcttactttaaattggttttgtcgcagcccaatgtactgatactcctctaaatagtgtttaattatgaaaaagcgatattttaaaacacgtgggtacaatatttaaacagtagaacgcttcacactaaaataccgaaactcttaacattgccatcaatcatcagtatagcccatttagagcaggtgaacattttatcaaatatgcatagtttttcaaaaatgttttatctaacaaaaaggtacattaatcattaattaaaactgcattatcagttttctgaaaatcacttcaaaaacttttcaaaacaccgacgaaatttctgccagcaattagtccaaaacaaggtttaaccaatttcttagcaattgtacaaaattcaaatttagaatacactctcacgcatgcttggctaaccctttggatgctagaaacatactacaatcattaaaaccctttgaaatacacgtaaagtccttaaaactaagatttcgcataggtgcccgctttttttgcaaaagagtgtatttccaaaataattattaaaattattgaaatagatactaacattattaaggtcaagcaagtactgtcccaaaagtagctgaacaagataagcgtcaaaagtacattaacacacggcaacattaaaaatatactttgttaacctaattttgtatttactgctgtttagtgacttttgatacaatgatgttcagcgacatttggattgatggtgtacagcgactttaggaatactagagcacagatacttttgaaatactcgtgtttaacgacttttgtaagtttctggtgtacagtctattttgtttcctagttgcgactataacttatggcattttattgtgaacaggtgttttgtcatgttgattctgttcatcgacttttggtgctgactgtacttttgtactaaaatattaattaaaggaTTTTTTCTACTACCTAATGTTTCGAAAGTGAACCATGCTCATGCTCTATTCTAAGACAACTTACACATGTCAGCTAGACATCACAACACTTTGATAAATCTTTCATCTCTACATCCCAAGATCTGCATCGGTgtttatattacaatatttgGCGGTATACTTACTGAAAGAGTGCGACGAGTACGACAGATTGTAATCGGCAGGATtagtgatattaattaaaatctaatatGTTTATCAGATGCTCTTGTACATAAAATGAAAGGATTCCAGAAATTGTtgctattttattataaagtggCTTAACTGTCACATCGTTTTAACCATGAAATACTTATTAGTATTCTGTTTCTCTGTGGCCGGGGTGCTGGCTAAACATGAAATTTACGATAGGTAAGATCAATTTGGTTTCTTCCTCATCTAAACTAATATATCTGTCGCCAATCCGGACCCTTTTGGATGACCTTGGCCTTGTCTCTTAATATTCCAAATTAAACATAACAACTGGATGATGAATTATTAGTTTTCCTGATTTTTCGTTATAAACCATGACCATCCACAAGATTCTTATTTACCTTTTTGCTGAATCGCCCTTCAATAACATTTGATTCACACAaatcttcaatttattttcagacaCGCCGTTTATCAAGTAGATGTTACCTCAATGGACCAAGTCAAACTGGTCCATGACTTCGAAAATGATTTGATGCTCGATGTCTGGTCTGATGCTATACCCGGACGCCCTGGCAAAGTCCTCGTCCGCAAATTCAAGAGggaaatatttgaaaacttCCTCAAACAGTCTGGAGTGCAATACAAGCTCaaagttgaaaatattaaagaGTAAGCTTGAGAAGCTAACATTGATGCAGATTGAAACAATGgtaatgaaaaacaaacaaataaacataatttcgaTTTCAGACAGCTAGAATTGGAAGATCAACTCCTGGCCGCAGCTGCAGCTAAGAGCAACAGCTCAAGATCGCGTCTGTCCTTTGACACAATCCACAATTATGAAGCGGTAAACAAAAGCTTACATTATTGctgtatatttttcataacattccGACTTACGAAAAAAAGAAGTAGAACATAAATTGTACAGAAGCACATACTTAGTCTAAACTATAAACAGGACATTCATAACAAGAAtactaaacattattttacaggTCGATGCTTACTTACAAGAGCTTGCAAAAGAATTCCCAAACGTTGTCACCGTTGTTGAAGGAGGAAAGAGTTTCGAAGGCAGATCCATCAAGTACCTCAgaatttctattttattctttattgtacacaaaaacatataaaaaaaagacacacaacacagagaagacatgtacaaaggcgagcttaacccagaactgggttctctaacagcaaaccttagagcgatagagagatgcgatagggaagagaaaatttaaagtgcacaacattaaacaaaacaaagatgaaactacataacataaaatatatacctataaataaaacataaaatataataaataaataaatacatacatacaaataaggtcatgttgacaggaaatgttcTTTAGTTCGTCTCCTGAAGACATCTAACGACTTGCTCTCACGTATACTGTGAGGCAGAGCGTTCCAAAGCCTCACAGCGCGCACAGTGAAGGATCCATCATAACGGCTCGAAGTATGAGGAGGGATACGGACTAGGAGAGATACAGAGGAGCGACAGGGTTTGCCTCTGGGAACAAGGaactcaaaacgttcccgaagataGCTCGGAGCGTTGGGATTATGAAGAAGAGAAAAGAGAAAAGATAGAATATGAGCATCTCGACGCTGCCGAATTGGCAGCCACTTCAGCTGGCTCCGAAATTCTGACACATGGTCGTATTTCCGGAGGCCAAAAATGAAGCGAATACACAAATTCTGCAGACGCTCGAGTTTGTCAAGAAGTTCTTCAGTCGCATCAAGAAAgcagacatcagcataatctaaaagagggagaagaagcgactgagcgagagtaatttttgtcggaaaaggcaggaacttctggagacgtTTGAGTGACTGAAACGAGCAAAAAACCCTTCTGCTTACTTCCGCAATGTGTGAACCCCAGGATAAATGACAGTCCATAATTACCCCCAAGTTCTTGACCGCAGAGGAGTATGGGATGGCAACGCTATCATATGAAACCGGTGGTGGAGAAGACAGCTTATTAAGgaaatatctgccaccaataatgatAGCTTGTGACTTGGCAGGATTGACTAGAAGTCCGAAATCCTTAGCCCATCGACTTATGTTTctaagatcattattgatggcatcaatTGCTTTCGGCAGCTCTTCAAGTTTGAAGTGTTGATAAAGCTGCAAGTCatctgcatagagatggtaatGCGAAACTAGTGACTTAGTGATGGCGTTtataaaaacggagaaaagtaatggagagagaacgccaccttgaggAACACCCGCAGCGAGTTCCCGCCACTCAGAGGAAGCCTCATCAACGCGAACCGACTGTGAGCGACCTCGAAGATAAGAGTTGAACCACCCCACAGCAGAAGGAGATACATTTAGTGAGGATAGGATACCTAAGAGGATGTCGAAATCAACTGAGTTAAACGCACTGCTAAAATCCAGCAAAACCAGTACAGTTAAAAGCCCCTTCTCCATAGCCAGCCGGATatcatcagtaattttgatgagaGCCGACACTGTACTATGGCCAGGGCGAAAACCAGACTGGTATGGACTTAGCAGGCTGTTAAAGGAGAGATAACGAGAAAGTTGATTGTTGACAACACTCTCAAGGACTTTGGATAGAATTGGAAGTATGGATATAGGACGATACTGAGACACTGAGGATGGATTGGAGACTTTGGGCAAGGGCAACACATGAGCTTTCTTCCAAGCCGATGGAAAGGAGCTAGTGAAGAGGGAATAATTGACTAGGTGGAGAATGACAGGAATGATGATATTAAGGATAGGAAGTAGCATTTGTAGGTGAAGGCCGTCATCCCCGACAGCTTTTGTGGAGATGGATAGAATGGCACGTTTGATATCTCCCTCCGTAGCCGGGTGGAATGAAAACGAAGTACATTTAGGCAAAGAAAGTTTTGAGAGATACTGAAGAGTAGACGATTTAACGTTGTCGTCCAGCGTTACTGGTGACTTCGAGAAATGGTCATTAATTGTGTTGAGGTTTAATTCGGGAGCGCTATCATTAGCGACCTTCCCGATACCAAAAGTCTTAAGAAATTGCCATACTTGTGCTGTGTTGAAGTTTTTAATGGAGTTGTGAATATGGCGTCTCTTCGCATCTCTGCACAGACGACTGCAGCGATTACGTAATTGCTTGTAAAAAGACCAGTTCTCCTCAGTTGGATCCCTTCTGTAGCGTCGCTTAGCCTTATCCCGTCTTGACATTTCCTGTTTTATACTGTCAGATAGCCACGGGGCTGGAAGGTGTTTGACTCTGACTTTTTTAACAGGTGCATGTTTATCGTAGAGTTCCAACACTAACTTGTTAAATTCAGATACCATGGAATCCACATCAGTGCAGTCGTAAACAGGAGACCAGTCAATTCTGCCCGCATCCTCCATCAAACGATCCATATCAATGTTCTTGAAACTGCGAAGGAAAAGAAACTTGGATTTACGCTTAGGAGGACGAATCTTATAAGATAGAAACAAAAGGTCATGATATGAGAAAGAGGCAGGAAGTTGACCATGAGTGGCTACTTTGCTAGGGTCTGATACTATTATAAGATCTAGAAGAGAGGGATTACAGTGAGGGGCGTGATGAGTAGCATTAAGCTGAAGAATGTTCATATTGACAGAAGAGACAAGAGATCGAAGTTTACGGCTGCGCACATCATCCTTAATTAAACAGGTGTTGAAGTCTCCGAGGATAATAGTGTGGTCATAACAGGGAGTGAGAGATTCAAGTTTCGACTCAAAAGAAGAAAAGTAGTCGAAAGTGCACGAAGGATTATAATATACACCTAAAAGTATTTTGGcaccattaaaattaatttcgatAAAGAGATGTTCAGCAAATTTAGAGTAATCGCTCGGAGACTTGTCCACAATGTGATAGGAGATATCACCACGTAGATAAATGGCGACCCCTCCGCCTCCCTTGCCAGTTCTGTCATTACGGACAAGTTTGTAGCCGGGCAAGGAATATTGGGTGGAGGGAAGTGCTGGTTTGAGGAAAGTTTCAGATACAAGGATAGCTTGAACAAGGTTTGAGTCAAAAGAGGACAGGAGATCAGCATGATGAGCGGGAACACTTTGAGCATTTATGTGGACCACATTGAAAAATTTACTGTAGGGAGAGAAAGTAGTAAACAGTTGATCACGCAGATGCACTGAATCATCACTGAACGCACTGGCAAAGCTCTCGTCAGATGCACAAGAAGACGAACAAGAAACAAAACTGTCATCAAAATTGTCGAACATGACAAATAATtattgacaaaaatatatatatatatatagaataaaaataaaaaaatagaataaaattaaaataacctaCTATTCAAAACATCCTCGATGCACTCGCTAGTTATAATAAGTATAACAATACATGGATGAAAAGGTTCGTATCTAAATATAGTTTCCGAACGAATTCAGGTATAGAGGTAATCTGTGGAAGATGTTGtcataaaaactatataaacaaaaatgttaggtgaccgacaatacaaaacaaaaaaaatatatatattattttgcagGCTTTTTCGGTttagacgacccactgaccggtTTCTTCCCTGATGGAGACTTGTTGGACAATGGACTTTCCCGTGTGCCCACTGTCAACTCGCTAGCAGAAACAGCCGACGTCGGAAACTGCCTTGTCAATTGCTGCAGTTCATCTGGGGATTCTATTTTTCGCCGTGACTTATCTGGCAGCAGTATCACCACCTTGCCTTCAGACGTCCAGCACTGCCTCACCCCAAAATGCTTGCGGGCGGCAAGGAACGCATCGTGTCGGGGTTTGGTCAGAAACTCCGTGAAGACCAATCCAGAGCCCTTCAACATGGTCTTGCTTCGCCACACTTCACTGCGTAGACTGAGGCTATGGAATCTGATGAGTAGAGGACGTGGCTTACCCGTCGCAGTGCCCAGACGATGACATGAGGCTATATCCACCGCAGAAATGTTGGTCATCTTCAATTTCTCTGTAAGAACTATGACTGCCTGAGACACATACTCTTCATCCTTCTTTTCCGGAAGACCATGTAGAAGGAGAACTTGCCTGCGTGAGGCCATCTCATGCCTGTCCAGACCCAGCGTCAACAACTCCATCTGCAGTTTGAGGGCACTCATAGTCTTCCATACCAGACACTTGAAGTCAGTGTAATCCCGGGACAGGCTGGCAATGGATTTATGTGGGGCTTCATTGTTGCTCACACTCTTCAGCTCCTCTTCATATGCTGCCATCCGTGATGTAAATGTGTTGGACAGTTCTTTCATACTACCAGCAAGTTTTGTGTAGAGCTCCATTGTTATATATTATGTTGAAAGTGTAATTATAGTGATACACCTGAGAGTTTTATATAAGTGAGTGCATCTATGGATAATGCCACTATTTAGTGCATATGCACagtgaaataaacaatatttgtatttttaaacaaaataaaactcagGAGCAATTATAAAAGTTGTGCTCTTTTCAACTACCctcagaagaaaaaaaaaccaccaacttccaggtAAGATTCATTTCAAAACCTtaaaaaattaatcattttatcAAAAAGCTTAATTTTAGCCTTTATTTCAAGGTTGACATCCAAAGTACGTTCAAAACTAAATTCCAACTTGACAAAACCTTTTTTGTAAATTGTATATTAGATTAGTATTTTCCTTTTCTAGGATGCCAGCAAGCCCGTGGTCATGATGCAGTCTCTCCTCCACAGTCGTGAATGGGTGACCCTCCATGCGACTCTCTACGCcatccaaaaacttgtcattgaTGTCACAGAATCTGACCTGATCAACAATATCGATTGGATCATCTTGCCTGTAGCCAATCCTGATGGTTATGTTCACACTTTTAACGGTGTAAGTATTCAttcttaaagtattttttttctggttTTAATTTTTAGGTTAAGTGGGCAT
The Helicoverpa zea isolate HzStark_Cry1AcR chromosome 13, ilHelZeax1.1, whole genome shotgun sequence DNA segment above includes these coding regions:
- the LOC124635885 gene encoding carboxypeptidase B-like, producing MKYLLVFCFSVAGVLAKHEIYDRHAVYQVDVTSMDQVKLVHDFENDLMLDVWSDAIPGRPGKVLVRKFKREIFENFLKQSGVQYKLKVENIKEQLELEDQLLAAAAAKSNSSRSRLSFDTIHNYEAVDAYLQELAKEFPNVVTVVEGGKSFEGRSIKYLRISTTNFQDASKPVVMMQSLLHSREWVTLHATLYAIQKLVIDVTESDLINNIDWIILPVANPDGYVHTFNGGRLWSKNRATGYMIANFCVGVDLNSNFDVNWGTASSSNVCSDIFHGRSAFSEPETCVIRDIIAEHRNRMSLFLDIHSFGSMILYGYGNGVLPSNALLLHLLGVQMAQAIDRVKWSTNKDYIVGNSFHVLNAASGIASDYAMQAAAPFSYTYELPTNRNNSSWLLEGFLVDPHFIEQAGFETWEGIKLGARAAAAAAKELKKVSAV